In a single window of the Podospora pseudocomata strain CBS 415.72m chromosome 2 map unlocalized CBS415.72m_2, whole genome shotgun sequence genome:
- a CDS encoding uncharacterized protein (MEROPS:MER0016159; COG:O; COG:T; EggNog:ENOG503NWYU), translating into MAQFVLQPHQDPKPSYINPSLVARSLVLNHPLCSSVLFCVSFPSSHRGGLREERVALLICFFQSAPDKRSFPQISYSFVLDSYSKASQHIKIYQSNNRKVNRKTTIMSRRGGPDQPYGGKPIVLPPPGFIKQSGRRGRYGPQQNVDDFWKKFTSDNPGKVTNIIPKNEYAEKLAKRTAAKDLANGGGGGRATSTSYEEAAALCRAKVDKIVKECKRVNQKYRDPHFDLEWDLKTRTRDCLESLSNCKDDYPEYDNSDDDQPRHPRQPPEWNPRGRQRARALGKKTKRNREGGEEEAEKEIDSVDESDHVRGGQTGYQKGSRKKSAEVRAEMSKLCPRSVKRVGDIFEDPQFFIKGPTADDVRQGRDGDCWLLAAICTLSNKPGLIERVCVARDENVGVYGFVFNRDGEWFSEIIDDKLYLIKQDYDEQVVDGLINVERRIWDDIENRPDPEEIFRRNFQSGSVALYFAQCENLNETWLPLLEKAYAKAHGDYQAIDGGFTAEGIEDLTGGVTSELNTTDILDKDAFWKNELMKVNQDFLFGCSTGHMACGYGNRRGIVERHAYSIMKAVEIDGVRLVMLKNPWGKGEWRGAWSDGSKEWTPEWLTKLNHKFGDDGSFWMSYKDLLRKYQRFERTRLFGPDWKITSIWTTLDVPWSPQYHHTKFTFTLERSGPVVLVLAQLDERYFRGLEGRYEFLLGFRVHKAGEEDYIVRCQASGHGMSRSISVELDLEAGEYTVLVLIDAEKHEGLMEPEEVLRANVKNRRDKILRIGLSHDLALSKAKIAETEEEKTAREAFKKRQQQKHREEVRKRYLDYQKKIHRQELRQIKQKKKQMAYEKAWRVGQQKKRDEKRSAARDSRQHMRQAAEQEQAGAEADDEADKPKGNNKARLDEGTQTEVAVEEGAEPDKKPKDGEEPMKVGEQPLAESQVQADSGAEKPKLDKETQTEIEAHEEKADDEAEAAAEPDVSTVGEDTPSLSSSGALAEKNNAAEEGSSNVPANPNEEAKQKEVTSEPVKAATTDDKEGATVDPAKDADVASNSKDIDPHPEATLKLKKALEVVSNFKAELEDLLGTRPDQNNVEQMPRQPHPAPMVPIYHQHPAQPHHHPFNGPHPLYQHPIIPQHMYQQHPGSQSRPSSRPPSRPPTADQQQFQPPPLSRPPTFYTHPQQQFQPQYQPGPPSRPPSRPPSRAPTAPYYPDNQPPRRPYPQQHPPDDGGYISDNPSIMPPMSPPDLSDSELDCLVSDNDDNAANLLRSMLPRGPPGGPPGNGPGGYRSEEEDEFVKDPWNAVVAVGLRVYYQVKEEDKDVEGLVKVRVVRPNEWEVSDDEEEEKGEGVEEEKVLDVDDSAKDATVEGGLEHTA; encoded by the exons ATGGCACAGTTCGTTTTGCAGCCGCACCAAGACCCGAAACCCTCCTATATAAACCCATCTCTTGTTGCTCGTAGCCTCGTCCTGAACCATCCTCTTTGCTCCAGCGTACTCTTTTGTGTTTCATTCCCTTCATCACATCGAGGAGGGCTCCGCGAGGAGCGTGTGGCCTTGTTGATCTGCTTCTTCCAAAGTGCTCCTGATAAACGCTCCTTCCCACAGATCTCATATTCGTTTGTTCTTGATTCCTATTCAAAAGCAAGTCAGCACATAAAAATATATCAAAGCAACAATCGGAAGGTGAACAGGAAAACAACAATCATGTCCCGGCGAGGAGGCCCCGATCAGCCCTATGGCGGCAAGCCCATAGTCCTTCCGCCCCCTGGCTTCATCAAGCAGAGCGGCCGTCGTGGCAGATACGGTCCCCAGCAAAATGTTGACGACTTCTGGAAGAAATTCACCAGTGACAATCCAGGAAAAG TAACAAATATTATTCCCAAGAATGAATACGCCGAGAAGCTTGCCAAACGTACCGCCGCCAAAGACCTTgccaacggtggtggtggtggaagagcgACAAGCACCTCGTacgaggaggcggcggctcTTTGTCGAGCTAAAGTTGACAAGATTGTCAAAGAGTGCAAGAGGGTGAACCAGAAGTATCGCGATCCGCATTTCGACTT GGAGTGGGACCTCAAGACGAGAACGAGGGACTGTCTGGAGAGTTTGAGCAACTGCAAGGATGACTACCCAGAGTATGACAACAGTGACGACGATCAGCCTAGACATCCGAGGCAGCCCCCAGAGTGGAACCCCAGAGGACGGCAGCGCGCGAGAGCGTTGGGAAAGAAGACAAAAAGGAAtagggagggtggtgaagaagaggccGAGAAAGAGATCGATTCAGTTGACGAGAGCGATCATGTGCGCGGAGGTCAGACTGGCTATCAGAAAGGTAGCCGAAAGAAGTCCGCTGAGGTGAGGGCCGAGATGTCTAAGCTCTGCCCCCGGTCTGTCAAACGAGTGGGAGATATCTTTGAAGACCCCCAGTTTTTCATCAAGGGACCCACGGCAGACGATGTTCGTCAAGGGCGAGATGGTGACTGCTGGCTTCTCGCAGCCATCTGTACTCTTAGCAACAAGCCGGGCTTGATCGAGCGGGTCTGCGTCGCTCGTGATGAAAATGTCGGTGTATACGGTTTTGTCTTCAACCGTGATGGCGAGTGGTTCAGCGAAATCATCGACGACAAG CTGTACTTGATCAAGCAAGACTACGATGAGCAAGTCGTAGATGGCTTGATCAACGTCGAACGTCGAATATGGGATGACATCGAAAACCGCCCCGACCCCGAGGAAATCTTCCGGCGAAACTTTCAATCTGGAAGTGTCGCCCTGTATTTTGCGCAGTGTGAGAATCTGAACGAGACCTGGCTCCCGTTGCTGGAGAAGGCATATGCCAAAGCACATGGCGATTATCAAGCCATCGATGGCGGTTTCACGGCCGAGGGTATCGAGGATTTGACCGGCGGTGTGACTTCCGAGTTGAACACCACCGATATCCTGGATAAGGATGCTTTCTGGAAGAACGAGCTGATGAAGGTCAACCAAGACTTCTTGTTTGGATGTTCGACCGGTCACATGGCGTGTGGTTATGGGAACAGAAGAGGCATCGTCGAGAGGCACGCTTACTCCATCATGAAGGCCGTCGAGATTGATGGCGTGCGTCTGGTCATGTTGAAAAATCCGTGGGGCAAGGGTGAATGGCGAGGAGCATGGAGTGACGGCAGTAAGGAATGGACTCCCGAGTGGTTGACCAAGCTGAACCACAAGTTCGGTGATGACGGCTCATTTTGGATGTCGTACAAGGATCTGCTGCGTAAGTATCAGCGATTCGAACGTACGAGGTTGTTTGGGCCTGATTGGAAGATCACCTCGATCTGGACGACGCTCGATGTTCCGTGGTCGCCGCAATACCACCACACCAAGTTCACCTTCACTTTGGAGAGATCGGGGCCAGTCGTTCTTGTCCTGGCGCAGCTTGATGAACGGTATTTCCGAGGCTTGGAGGGCCGGTATGAATTCCTGCTTGGGTTCCGTGTCCACAAGGCTGGCGAAGAGGACTACATCGTTCGATGTCAGGCTTCGGGCCACGGCATGAGCAGGTCTATCAGCGTGGAGCTAGACCTTGAGGCAGGCGAGTACACCGTCCTCGTTTTGATTGACGCGGAGAAGCATGAAGGTTTGATGGAGCCTGAGGAGGTGCTGCGCGCCAATGTCAAGAACCGCCGTGACAAAATACTCCGGATTGGCCTATCGCATGACCTAGCACTCAGCAAAGCCAAGATTGCAGagaccgaggaggaaaagactGCGCGTGAGGCCTTTAAGAAACGTCAACAGCAGAAGCACCGCGAAGAGGTCCGGAAGCGTTATCTTGACTATCAGAAAAAGATCCACCGCCAGGAGTTGAGGCAAAtcaaacaaaagaagaaacagaTGGCCTACGAGAAGGCATGGAGAGTTGGGCAGCAGAAGAAACGTGACGAGAAGAGGAGCGCAGCTCGGGATTCCAGGCAGCATATGAGGCAGGCAGCAGAGCAGGAGCAGGCAGGGGCTGAAGCGGATGATGAAGCTGACAAGCCAAagggcaacaacaaggcgAGGCTCGATGAGGGAACTCAGACTGAGgttgctgtggaggagggcgcaGAGCCCGATAAGAAACccaaggatggcgaggaacCAATGAAGGTCGGGGAGCAACCTCTGGCCGAGTCACAAGTCCAGGCGGACTCGGGCGCGGAGAAGCCCAAGCTCGACAAAGAGACCCAAACTGAGATCGAAGCTCATGAGGAGAAAGCCGATGACGAGGCGGAAGCAGCAGCCGAACCTGACGTGTCCACTGTCGGCGAGGATACTCCTTCCCTTTCATCGTCAGGAGCACTTGCCGAAAAGAACAATGCCGCAGAGGAAGGCAGCAGCAATGTTCCTGCCAATCCTAACGAGGAAGCCAAACAGAAGGAGGTCACATCTGAGCCGGTTAAGGCAGCCACGACGGATGATAAAGAAGGAGCCACTGTTGACCCAGCCAAAGATGCTGATGTTGCGTCCAATTCCAAAGACATCGATCCCCATCCCGAGGCTACCCTCAAGCTAAAAAAAGCTCTCGAAGTGGTCTCTAACTTcaaggccgagctcgaggacCTCCTCGGGACCAGACCTGACCAGAACAACGTCGAACAGATGcctcgtcaacctcacccgGCCCCCATGGTCCCCATCTACCACCAGCACCccgcccaaccccatcaccaccccttcaACGGGCCTCACCCTCTCTACCAgcaccccatcatcccccaacaTATGTATCAGCAACATCCCGGCTCCCAATCCCGCCCCTCTTCTAGACCCCCCTCGAGACCCCCCACAGCCGACCAACAACAATTCCagcctccccccctttcccgaCCCCCTACCTTTTACACacatccccagcagcaatTCCAACCTCAATACCAACCCggtcccccctcccgccccccctcccgccccccctccagaGCCCCAACAGCTCCCTACTACCCcgacaaccaacccccccgccgcccCTATCCCCAACAGCACCCCCCCGACGACGGCGGCTACATCTccgacaacccctccataaTGCCCCCCATGTCCCCCCCAGACCTCTCCGACTCGGAGCTCGACTGCCTCGTCtccgacaacgacgacaacgcAGCCAACCTTTTGAGAAGCATGCTCCCCCGTGGGCCCCCTGGTGGTCCCCCCGGGAATGGCCCTGGTGGTTACAGgtcagaggaagaagatgagttTGTCAAGGACCCCTGGAATGCGGTTGTGGCGGTAGGGTTGAGGGTTTACTAccaggtgaaggaggaggataaggatgtggaggggttggtaaAGGTTAGGGTTGTGAGGCCCAATGAGTGGGAGGTAagtgacgatgaggaggaggaaaagggggaaggggtggaagaggaaaaggtgTTGGATGTGGATGACAGTGCGAAGGATGCGActgttgagggggggttggagcaTACTGCTTGA
- the GTS1 gene encoding Protein gts1 (EggNog:ENOG503NZCV; COG:T), whose amino-acid sequence MSGAMSKRQAARNEKVLQELVQTVPGNNFCADCSARNPSWASWSLGIFLCMRCATLHRKMGTHVSKVKSLSMDSWTNEQVDNMKKVGNVVSNKIYNPDNKKPSIPVDVEEADSVMERYIRSKYMNRTLAAAKKHHTGSSEDTPPPLPPKTPSRFGLRSASSIFPLGSKKKSSPGREPTSPRDDRSHPPLRNKGSAVFGVSFSAEPDKVEDTEQKLTKLRDMGFTDESRNAMVLKGVGGNLEKAIEALVRLGEGSGRAPGGLLQPVRTSSMPLSRNLTTGTPTSARPISPASTNPFDMLDTPPPPQPLSSQSTGTLQNKNPYLSTNPFGAPPQAQPAPSAFDLAFQNLSLAPPQQPLFPNHTGGLLPQQQQQQVQQTQAIYQQQPMTAPLGGPFTGMVSPGEQPYGQVGVYGSQTYPQPQPLQPQSTGYNPFFQNQQPQQQPLSVNTTGFNGNYGNNPFTKSPTRLQSPMLSQIPEQTQQNFYATQPQQQPQQSNPFFSQQPNALQQPQQQQQQQQQQYGQLSPMLQAPQQQVPQQMGLPPQVTGYFAQHQPQQQQQQLPYQQQMPVQQQRPDKASILALYGQQPHVSANPYGAPQDIAQATPVQTPNSLYPPSQQPQQQQAVSTPVSPAATGSKNPFAMSMGGAAAPAAAAAAPQQEPKLHNVSRESMMAVGLEWTNGRHSPDAFSGLSARGR is encoded by the exons ATGTCGGGAGCCATGAGCAAGCGCCAGGCGGCGCGCAATGAGAAAGTCTTGCAAGAGCTTGTTCAGACCGTTCCCGGCAACAACTTTTGCGCCGATTGTTCAGCCCGGAATCCAT CTTGGGCATCATGGAGT TTGGGCATCTTTTTGTGCATGCGGTGCGCTACCCTGCACCGCAAGATGGGGACACACGTGTCCAAGGTCAAGTCACTAAGCATGGACAGTTGGACCAACGAACAAGTCGAT AACATGAAGAAGGTCGGCAATGTTGTTTCGAACAAGATCTACAACCCCGACAACAAGAAGCCTTCCATCCCCGTCGACGTCGAAGAGGCCGACAGCGTTATGGAGCGATATATACGCTCAAAGTACATGAATCGGAccttggccgcggccaagaagcacCACACCGGCAGCAGTGAAgatacccctcctccgctcccaCCAAAGACCCCAAGCCGATTTGGCCTCCGTTCTGCCTCGTCGATATTTCCACTGGGctccaagaagaagtcgagTCCAGGCCGCGAACCGACTAGTCCTCGTGATGACCGATCTCACCCTCCACTTCGAAACAAGGGGTCTGCTGTGTTTGGCGTAAGCTTTTCGGCTGAACCGGACAAGGTGGAGGATACGGAGCAAAAGTTGACCAAACTCCGGGATATGGGTTTCACGGATGAAAGTAGGAATGCGATGGTTTTGAAGGGCGTGGGTGGAAACTTGGAGAAAGCGATTGAGGCCTTGGTACGGTTAGGAGAGGGCAGTGGAAGAGCACCCGGAGGCCTGTTGCAGCCAGTACGGACGTCATCGATGCCATTGAGCAGGAATTTGACGACAGGAACACCAACTTCGGCACGTCCGATCAGTCCAGCAAGTACAAACCCGTTCGACATGCTCGAcacgccgccgccaccacagcCTTTGTCTTCGCAATCAACAGGGACTTTGCAGAACAAGAATCCGTATCTATCGACGAATCCTTTCGGTGCTCCCCCGCAGGCtcaaccagcaccatcagCTTTCGATTTGGCTTTCCAGAACTTATCACtagctcctcctcagcagccatTATTCCCGAATCATACAGGCGGTCTActtcctcaacagcagcagcaacaggtaCAGCAGACCCAAGCGATCTATCAACAGCAGCCGATGACGGCTCCACTTGGGGGTCCTTTTACTGGTATGGTATCGCCTGGGGAGCAGCCTTATGGCCAGGTGGGAGTGTATGGTAGCCAAACATATCCCCAGCCGCAACCTCTGCAACCCCAGTCAACTGGATACAATCCCTTTTTCCAGAaccagcagcctcaacagcagccattGTCTGTCAATACTACTGGTTTCAACGGGAACTACGGGAACAACCCCTTTACCAAGTCACCAACCCGTCTCCAGTCACCAATGCTCAGTCAGATTCCCGAACAGACGCAGCAAAATTTCTACGCGacccagcctcaacagcaaccgcaGCAGTCGAatcccttcttctctcaacaacccaacgCTCTgcagcaaccacaacagcagcagcagcagcagcagcagcagtacgGACAGCTCTCACCCATGTTGCAAGCACCCCAGCAACAAGTACCACAACAGATGGGTCTCCCGCCCCAAGTGACCGGTTACTTCGCCCAgcaccaaccacaacagcagcagcagcaacttcCATATCAGCAGCAAATGCCCGTGCAACAGCAAAGACCAGACAAGGCCTCCATCCTGGCTCTCTATGGCCAACAGCCCCATGTATCGGCAAACCCATATGGAGCTCCTCAGGACATAGCACAGGCCACACCAGTCCAAACACCCAACTCGCTTTACCCACCGTCTCAGCagccccagcaacagcaggcaGTGTCCACACCCGTTAGTCCCGCGGCGACGGGCAGCAAGAACCCGTTTGCGATGAGCATGGGCGGTGCGGCagcgccagcagcagctgctgctgctcctcagcAAGAGCCAAAGCTGCACAATGTCAGCAGGGAGAGCATGATGGCTGTTGGGTTGGAGTGGACTAATGGCCGGCATAGCCCGGATGCGTTTTCGGGGTTGAGTGCCAGGGGGCGGTAA
- a CDS encoding uncharacterized protein (COG:S; EggNog:ENOG503P5U7), with protein MSHTAPPTIISLKTNFLSAQTRALSNLLHPSRAWQTTNEELPDKAVNDVMAKLNNRVLQHCKRVYAPQATRHVAEQIEALYISSSYKSLELEGDGGEGEGVREGEDLGTYLYKNKMMRERSGC; from the coding sequence ATGTCACACACCGCCCCGCCAACAATCATATCCCTCAAAACCAACTTTTTGAGTGCTCAAACCCGCGCGTTGTCGAACCTGTTGCATCCGTCCCGCGCCTGGCAGACGACAAACGAGGAGTTACCGGACAAGGCTGTGAATGACGTGATGGCGAAGCTGAATAACAGGGTGCTGCAGCACTGCAAACGGGTGTATGCGCCACAGGCGACGAGGCATGTTGCTGAGCAGATTGAGGCGCTTTATATCTCCTCTTCTTACAAAAGTctggagttggagggggatgggggggagggggaaggggtgagggagggggaggatttAGGTACGTACCTATATAAAaacaagatgatgagggaaaGGAGTGGGTGCTGA
- a CDS encoding uncharacterized protein (EggNog:ENOG503NVZN; COG:S), with protein sequence MRSQLTRNAHRRLLAGGPGAPPCPASVLSSYHARARCLAASTPSLTLTTPPRRTFFGVFKKPARELKAPDVPPGYETLLQFRALEVEDARPPEREGLVTGFKEFFNHMRKRGGAAKIGRRISVPGSINSTQAFLAVRLLRHLLSTEGGGDSFTFADLKLILEIAVQPPRGKADNHLELVRLVYGETKRRIDHMRTIGLSEEEITQAIGISDRDQSTFFAYFITALTRFGASQEAVERMNDYQENLPKPSRVGAYTDDSVKVIQKANGMWMRVLRGLANEGLEDELIRSFSKLVKENGVKYLAGVHEILTTFYAERNRVEETKKWFSKPLFAGSINSETYMAVVRFALRNNEQEWLESVMEGVVNSKPTKQVWDVVFQWAVLAKGKGVEDIKGMFKVMGSQKTEDPSRKLEPDGDTINSLISAAAEINNPYLAERFATLGRELRIPPTIQTMLIQLDYRLDAGDMSGAAEVYGKLQKVVQGDEDVPVVNKYLRTLCASSQPPLERIISVTADLEHRHITLEPETTRSLCGVFLRFDQQFEVIDTLSLHTVSYSLEERAIVRQAMMDYITDRKISTARVWDCYQLLKQFFPETSTDERVRLMDSFFDRKRPDMACYIFGHMRGHGNPAQRPNSDIYVKCFEGIGRFPDAESLRMVHNMLKMDTTVEMNTKLYNGLMLAYAACGDPIDALGFWRDITNSREGPSYNSLAIVMWACELAPRGEETAREIWKKMVRMDLEIPKVVFDGYLGALAASGKAQEEVKKLIGEMERGLGLGYGVGVETLGVTFNAIPTMEGKNAFADWAKVEHPEVWGELEKTGRRETIDGPKYNIERRFEA encoded by the exons ATGCGGTCGCAGTTGACTCGCAATGCCCACCGTCGACTGCTGGCCGGCGGCCCTGGCGCCCCTCCATGTCCCGCTTCTGTGCTTTCGAGCTATCACGCCCGCGCTCGATGTCTCGCTGCCTCGACACCTTCGTTGACACTCACGACACCACCTCGAAGAACCTTCTTTGGCGTGTTCAAGAAGCCTGCCCGCGAACTCAAAGCTCCCGACGTCCCGCCCGGCTATGAAACCTTGCTCCAGTTCAGGGCCCTCGAGGTCGAAGATGCCCGCCCACCCGAAAGAGAAGGCTTGGTCACCGGCTTTAAGGAGTTTTTCAACCATATGAGGAAGCGCGGAGGAGCAGCAAAAATAGGCCGCCGTATCAGTGTTCCTGGGTCCATAAACTCGACCCAGGCCTTTCTAGCCGTGCGGCTGTTGCGCCATCTTTTATCCACcgaaggcggaggagactCTTTTACGTTTGCAGATCTCAAGCTCATACTCGAGATTGCTGTGCAGCCGCCGAGAGGAAAAGCGGATAACCACCTCgagttggtgaggttggtgtaTGGAGAAACGAAGCGGAGGATAGACCATATGCGGACCATCGGGctgagcgaggaggagatcacgCAGGCGATTGGCATCTCGGACAGAGATCAAAGCACGTTCTTTGCCTATTTCATTACCGCCCTTACGAGGTTCGGGGCATCGCAGGAGGCTGTGGAGAGGATGAACGACTACCAGGAGAACCTCCCAAAGCCGTCGCGGGTAGGGGCCTATACTGATGATAGCGTTAAGGTTATTCAGAAAGCAAACGGGATGTGGATGCGGGTCCTGCGAGGGCTTGCTAACGAAGGTTTGGAAGATGAACTGATTCGATCATTCAGCAAACTGGTCAAGGAAAACGGCGTCAAGTACTTGGCTGGCGTTCACGAGATCTTGACGACATTCTACGCCGAGCGCAACAGAGTTGAAGAAACAAAGAAATGGTTTAGCAAGCCACTGTTTGCTGGGAGCATCAACTCTGAAACATACATGGCGGTGGTACGATTTGCGCTACGAAACAACGAGCAAGAGTGGCTGGAATCGGTCATGGAAGGTGTAGTCAACTCCAAGCCAACAAAGCAGGTCTGGGACGTTGTATTTCAATGGGCCGTCTTGGCCAAGGGGAAGGGCGTGGAAGATATCAAGGGCATGTTCAAGGTTATGGGATCACAAAAGACTGAAGACCCCAGCAGGAAGCTCGAACCAGATGGCGACACAATCAACTCTCTTATCAGCGCCGCTGCCGAGATCAACAACCCCTACCTGGCGGAAAGGTTTGCCACGCTCGGAAGAGAGCTCCGAATACCACCGACAATCCAAACAATGCTTATACAGCTAGATTACCGACTAGACGCTGGTGACATGAGCGGCGCAGCGGAGGTGTATGGCAAGCTTCAGAAAGTCGTCCAAGGCGACGAGGACGTTCCGGTGGTCAACAAGTATCTCCGCACCCTTTGCGCCTCTTCACAGCCACCGCTGGAGAGGATTATCAGCGTCACTGCCGACCTGGAGCACCGACATATCACGCTCGAACCGGAAACTACCAGATCCCTCTGCGGTGTCTTTTTGCGGTTTGACCAACAGTTTGAAGTCATCGATACCCTCTCACTTCACACGGTATCTTACTCTCTCGAAGAGCGAGCCATAGTCCGCCAGGCGATGATGGACTACATCACCGACCGCAAAATCAGCACGGCCCGCGTCTGGGACTGCTACCAATTACTGAAACAGTTCTTCCCGGAAACCTCGACCGATGAGCGCGTCCGGCTCATGGACTCGTTCTTTGACCGCAAGAGACCAGATATGGCGTGTTACATCTTTGGACACATGCGCGGACACGGGAACCCAGCCCAGAGACCAAACTCGGACATTTACGTCAAGTGCTTTGAGGGTATCGGGCGGTTCCCAGATGCGGAGTCGCTGAGGATGGTGCACAACATGCTCAAGATGGACACGACGGTGGAGATGAACACCAAGTTGTACAATGGGCTGATGCTGGCTTACGCGGCGTGCGGGGACCCGATTGATGCGTTGGGTTTCTGGAGGGATATCACGAATAGCAGGGAGGGGCCGAGCTATAACTCGTTGGCGATTGTGATGTGGGCTTGCGAGCTGGcgccgaggggggaggagacggcgagggagatttggaagaagatggtgaggatggattTGGAGATTCCAaaggtggtgtttgatgggtATTTGGGGGCGTTGGCGGCGAGCGGGAaggcgcaggaggaggtgaagaagttgattggggagatggagagggggttggggttggggtatggggttggggtagAGAC GCTGGGGGTAACATTCAATGCCATCCCCACAATGGAAGGGAAGAACGCGTTCGCTGATTGGGCAAAGGTGGAACACCCCGAGGTATGgggtgagctggagaagacggggaggagggagacgatTGATGGGCCAAAGTACAATATTGAGAGGAGGTTTGAAGCTTGA
- a CDS encoding uncharacterized protein (EggNog:ENOG503P3VJ; BUSCO:EOG09264XLN; COG:J), which translates to MSTKTFRPLALLRPTARFYSSKPTPSPALTRSPASTKPPTATPSPTSILASLFAPEQPSAPSPTGHTNYGFEAAEDVVKHQHRADMYLRKHPRRWREGDVYAPHDLSPAEAKKWKVVKSPKRDVIDMLGVNPLDNYRNFSMISEFMTPLGRIMHSKDTGLRPVNQRKMAKAIRRAIGLGIHPSVHRHPEVMKMRGRINTAMNF; encoded by the exons ATGTCCACCAAAACCTTCCGCCCCCTAGCCCTCCTCCGGCCAACAGCAAGATTCtactcctccaaacccaccccctcccccgccctcacCCGCTCGCCAGCTtcaaccaaacccccaacagcaaccccctccccaacctcaatcctcgcctccctcttcgccccGGAACaaccctccgccccctcccccaccggccACACCAACTACGGCTTCGAAGCCGCCGAGGATGTCGTcaagcaccagcaccgcgcCGACATGTACCTCCGCAAACATCCCCGCCGCTGGCGCGAAGGCGACGTCTACGCCCCCCACGACCTGAGCCCGGCCGAGGCCAAAAAGTGGAAGGTCGTCAAGAGCCCAAAGAGGGATGTGATTGACATGTTGGGGGTGAACCCGCTGGATAATTACAGG AACTTCTCCATGATCTCCGAATTCATGACCCCCTTGGGCAGAATCATGCACTCCAAGGACACCGGCCTCCGTCCCGTCAACCAGCGCAAGATGGCCAAGGCCATCAGGAGGGCCATCGGTCTCGGCATCCACCCATCCGTCCACAGACACCCCGAAGTCATgaagatgagggggaggatcaACACTGCCATGAATTTCTAG
- the imp3 gene encoding U3 small nucleolar ribonucleoprotein imp3 (BUSCO:EOG09264Y0W; COG:A; EggNog:ENOG503NXNU), whose amino-acid sequence MVRKLKFHEQKLLKKHDFVNYKQDNKHRDHDVSRRYMIQKPEDYHKYNKICGSLRQLAHRLSLLPPDNEVRRKHETLLLDKLYDMGILSTKSKLSNVEHKVTVSALARRRLPVVMTRLRMAETVQAATKMVEQGHVRVGVEQIQDPSFLVTRSMEDFVTWTADSKIKRNIMKYRDKLDDYDLL is encoded by the exons ATGGTCAGGAAACTCAAGTTTCATGAGCAGAAGCTCTTGAAGaa GCATGACTTTGTCAATTACAAGCAGGATAACAAGCATCGGGATCATGATGTTTCGAG GCGGTATATGATTCAGAAGCCGGAGGATTAT CACAAATACAACAAGATTTGTGGCTCTCTTCGGCAATTGGCCCACCGTCTTAGT TTGCTTCCACCAGATAACGAGGTCAGAAGAAAACACGAGACCCTTCTTCTGGACAAGCTCTATGACATGGGCATTCTTTCG ACCAAGTCAAAGCTGTCTAATGTCGAGCACAAAGTCACAGTCTCAGCCCTTGCCAGACGGCGGTTACCAGTCGTCATGACCAGATTACGCATGGCCGAGACCGTCCAGGCTGCCACCAAGATGGTGGAGCAGGGCCATGTCcgtgttggtgttgagcaaATCCAAGATCCCAGCTTCCTGGTGACGAGAAGCATGGAGGACTTCGTCACCTGGACCGCTGACAGCAAGATCAAGCGGAACATCATGAAGTACCGCGACAAGCTCGATGATTATGATCTGCTCTAG